The Lactuca sativa cultivar Salinas chromosome 2, Lsat_Salinas_v11, whole genome shotgun sequence genome includes a window with the following:
- the LOC128132112 gene encoding uncharacterized protein LOC128132112: MWHIRPKHEVVDVSTVYAGAPTWFSIKLHHGGKFTKLPDIKYIGGEVRYVDYVDIDEFSVHELDAIMLDLGYPDPQNSEFADESPVIYYHFRIPNGDFQFGLRALGNDQDVINLSKYIAHNKLIEVYTEHGKTNLLTYFMSPNAKGKVFIEELPENDDQGAEVEGQVHADSPMKNVNHGNGEPIGEFMSLILFGSKNDSFSPEYRRGRVGNSKIGESSCSNRLNLDYIDEVVHISKEKNDDLDGSTNVQEAATCVHIDEMDGVREAANVVQEASTFDEEGYNTPLLIMLMNN; encoded by the exons ATGTGGCATATCAGACCAAAACACGAAGTTGTTGATGTATCAACTGTATATG cTGGTGCACCCACATGGTTTAGTATTAAGCTTCATCACGGTGGGAAATTTACTAAATTACCTGATATAAAGTACATTGGAGGTGAAGTGCgttatgttgattatgtggacATTGATGAGTTTTCTGTGCATGAACTTGATGCCATAATGCTTGACCTAGGTTACCCAGACCCACAGAATTCTGAATTCGCTGATGAATCCCCAGTTATATACTACCATTTTAGGATACCCAATGGTGACTTTCAATTTGGTCTTAGAGCTTTAGGGAATGATCAGGATGTGATCAACCTTTCTAAATATATTGCACATAACAAGCTGATTGAGGTGTACACAGAGCATGGAAAGACAAATTTATTGACTTACTTCATGTCACCAAATGCAAAGGGTAAAGTTTTCATTGAggaattaccagaaaatgatgatcAAGGGGCTGAAGTTGAGGGTCAAGTTCATGCAGATTCTCCAATGAAAAATGTGAACCATGGTAATGGTGAGCCTATTGGTGAGTTCATGTCTCTGATTCTTTTTGGGAGTAAGAATGATAGTTTCTCACCAGAGTATAGAAGGGGTAGGGTTGGGAATTCCAAAATAGGTGAAAGTTCTTGTAGCAATAGGCTTAATTTAGATTATATTGATGAGGTTGTTCACATTTCAAAGGAAAAGAACGATGATCTGGATGGTTCAACTAATGTTCAGGAGGCAGCAACTTGTGTTCATATTGATGAGATGGATGGTGTTAGGGAGGCTGCAAATGTTGTTCAAGAGGCATCAACTTTTGATGAAGAAGGCTACAACACCCCCCTGTTAATAATGCTGATGAACAATTGA